A single window of Colletes latitarsis isolate SP2378_abdomen chromosome 11, iyColLati1, whole genome shotgun sequence DNA harbors:
- the LOC143348575 gene encoding uncharacterized protein LOC143348575 isoform X12, which translates to MTISASILGLIAAAAIVGSEPHGVFGGSGGLAYSGASASASANAYAGSGASVSALSNANAFVGNFPGIDGGHEGHKGIRSYDNTGFGNQPNGGHDSSSGHTGVKGGRGSGCSKCKWEDDEYWETEEEEEEPEERNEDECDDGDDGQYRPEHHHGRGKKPNVQKLGAPGVGGAPGVGGAPVKGGPGGSGSPSSGSPWNKPSGQQHGQQPGAGSKPWNQGPGGPAGTFGTGPQGSTGPNAGKPGVTNQPGWNKGPETGSGCSGNNSPGSGCGQDSSGVGPVKQGPVPFGSPNAGNVQKQGSPNYSTSPTGGYGPQGSSPTPGCGPYGNCGPTSGGGPGYPGKPGSPGSQGGPGYPGSPGSSGSPGGPGSPGCTGGPYGNCGGAAPGGSPVKSGPFAGHPGSGSPYGGTPGSPGAPGAPGGQGPGSPGSPGCTGGPYGNCGTAPGGSPVKSGPFAGHPGSGSPYGGTPGSPGSPGCTGGPYGNCGTAPGGSPVKNGPAGYPGSGSPESPNGSDGHPGGPAYPGSSGSPGGQGGPGYPGSPGSSGKPGGPGSPGCTGSPYGNCGGATPGGSPVTGGPFGGHPGSGSPYGGIPGSSGSPGGPGYPGKPGSPGSSGGPGAPEGPKYPGSSGSPGCTGGRYGNCDGSAPGGSPVKNGPFAGHPESGSPYGGTPGSPGSPGGPGYPSRPGSSGSPGGPGSPGGPGSPGCTGGPYGNCGGAAPGGSPVKGGPFGGHPGSGSPYGGTPGSLGSPGGPGYPGKPGSPGSSGGPGAPGGPKYPGSSGSPGDQEGPGSPGSPGCTGGRYGNCDGSAPGGFPVKNEPFAGHPGSSSPYGGTPGSPGSPGGPGYPGSPGSPGGPGRPGSQGGYPSSPGSSGSPGGPGSPGCTGGPYGNCGGAAPGGSPVKNGPFTGHPGSGSPNVGSPGSPGGPGYPASPGSPGSPGCTSGPYGNCGATPGGSPYGPSAGHPGHPGSGSPIGGSLGSPGGSGYPGSPGSPGSPGGSQTPYGPFTGVSTSAGAHAGVSGPSPGSRHPPGTPGSGSPGSSPSYSPNGPYGGQKPGPYGPSSGAPGVKGGPSGAGHPPGTPGSGAPGSSPSYSPNAPSSNSPFGNAGTPGSPNGPYGGQKPGPYGPGSGAPGVKGGPGGSGPGTSPNGPYPGNGKPSPGSSPSAPGASPNKPGAGNGHPPGGQSKPDGDSKIFYINVNPAPGTPAGSKPHGNTGPHGGPGTTKSPFGTGPSEPTRPYQPGPHGGAGTTKPAYQPGPHEDAGPTKSPFQPSPYGGAGTTKSPFQTSPYGGAGTAKPPYQPGPHANTAPTKSPFQPGPYGGAGTTKSPYPNGPHAGTPGGSPGWPGSGINGPTNQSPLGVQPGSGTSGCTGSGQGCGSGCSQSNSPGGKPCDENNIPNIEKLSGPAGEGPDDFSQSSQAVFPPGEAIRPSNAPGCTYGSCPPGSGPSPGGKPDNVNKIPGGPGTYEWNPFLTGKVSPPSSGGSYPTATTSKPIGVGNPFFGGGPAVGVGAGAGAWSGASSGSHVPQNGNSPFGEGSTKPVGKDNPFFGPGSGPTRGDIGGTGGPKTGGPGFQTQPPNSIVGGGAGQPSSGNPFGVGAGSAAGTFGHYPGSGPESGNGGGGPGGVKKPLGTHRGSGSGGGVGIGLDGFGNLPGHENGGSFGGAFSGAFSSAHASSFADSKAASFGLGGPNPNFGEGNGGNWASSGAASQAGSGSWSSSGASAYASSSAGSWAGAGPHAVKG; encoded by the exons ATGACGATCAGCGCGTCGATCCTCGGCCTGATCGCGGCGGCGGCCATTGTTGGCTCAG AACCGCACGGGGTATTTGGTGGAAGTGGAGGTCTAGCGTACA GCGGTGCTTCCGCGTCGGCGTCAGCGAATGCGTATGCAGGGTCAGGAGCAAGCGTGTCCGCGTTGAGCAACGCGAACGCGTTCGTTGGGAATTTTCCCGGAATCGACGGTGGCCACGAGGGGCACAAAGGAATCCGCAGCTACGACAACACCGGATTCGGCAACCAGCCGAACGGCGGCCATGACAGTTCGTCCGGGCATACTGGAGTGAAGGGTGGTCGAGGTAGCGGTTGCTCGAAATGCAAATGGGAGGATGACGAATATTGGGAAACGGAGGAAGAGGAAGAAGAGCCGGAGGAGAGGAATGAAGACGAATGCGACGATGGCGACGATGGCCAATACAGGCCGGAACACCATCACGGGCGTGGAAAAAAACCAAATGTGCAGAAATTGGGAGCACCGGGAGTAGGTGGAGCACCAGGTGTGGGGGGAGCACCAGTCAAAGGAGGCCCAGGAGGAAGTGGAAGCCCATCGTCGGGATCTCCATGGAACAAACCATCAGGTCAACAACATGGTCAACAGCCTGGAGCTGGTTCCAAACCTTGGAATCAAGGACCTGGAGGTCCGGCTGGAACTTTTGGAACTGGACCGCAAGGTTCTACAGGCCCCAATGCAGGCAAACCGGGTGTAACGAATCAGCCAGGATGGAACAAGGGGCCTGAAACAGGCTCCGGATGTTCTGGCAATAATTCACCAGGCTCCGGATGCGGTCAAG ACTCAAGTGGTGTTGGTCCAGTAAAGCAAGGACCAGTGCCGTTCGGTAGCCCCAATGCGGGCAATGTTCAGAAACAAGGATCTCCAAACTATTCAACCAGTCCTACGGGAGGCTACGGCCCTCAGGGATCAAGTCCTACGCCTGGATGTGGTCCTTACGGTAACTGTGGACCTACATCCGGTGGCGGTCCAGGATATCCAGGCAAACCGGGAAGTCCAGGAAGTCAAGGAGGGCCAGGATATCCAGGCAGTCCGGGAAGTTCTGGAAGTCCAGGAGGTCCAGGCAGTCCAGGATGTACCGGTGGTCCTTATGGAAATTGTGGTGGAGCTGCACCTGGTGGATCTCCTGTGAAGAGTGGACCATTTGCTGGTCATCCGGGAAGCGGATCGCCTTACGGTGGAACACCAGGAAGTCCGGGTGCTCCAGGTGCTCCAGGAGGTCAAGGACCAGGCAGTCCAGGAAGTCCAGGATGTACCGGTGGTCCTTATGGTAATTGTGGAACTGCACCTGGTGGATCTCCCGTGAAGAGTGGACCATTTGCTGGTCATCCGGGAAGCGGATCGCCTTACGGTGGAACACCAGGAAGTCCGG GAAGTCCAGGATGTACCGGTGGTCCTTATGGTAATTGTGGAACTGCACCTGGTGGATCTCCCGTGAAGAATGGACCGGCTGGTTATCCGGGAAGTGGATCACCTGAAAGCCCAAATGGTTCAGATGGGCACCCAGGGGGCCCAGCATATCCAGGTAGTTCTGGAAGTCCAGGAGGTCAAGGCGGGCCGGGATATCCAGGCAGTCCGGGAAGCTCAGGAAAACCAGGAGGTCCAGGAAGTCCAGGATGTACTGGTAGCCCGTATGGAAATTGTGGTGGAGCTACACCTGGTGGATCTCCAGTGACGGGTGGACCATTTGGGGGCCATCCGGGAAGCGGATCGCCTTACGGTGGAATACCAGGAAGTTCAGGCAGTCCAGGAGGTCCAGGATACCCAGGCAAACCAGGAAGTCCAGGAAGTTCAGGTGGTCCCGGTGCTCCAGAAGGTCCAAAATATCCGGGTAGTTCAGGAAGTCCAGGATGTACCGGTGGTCGCTATGGAAATTGTGATGGGTCTGCACCTGGTGGATCTCCAGTGAAGAATGGACCATTTGCTGGTCATCCAGAAAGCGGTTCACCTTATGGTGGTACACCTGGAAGTCCAGGCAGTCCAGGAG GCCCAGGATATCCAAGCAGACCAGGAAGTTCGGGAAGTCCAGGAGGTCCAGGAAGTCCAGGAGGTCCAGGAAGTCCAGGATGTACTGGTGGTCCGTATGGAAATTGTGGTGGAGCTGCACCTGGTGGATCTCCAGTGAAGGGTGGACCATTTGGTGGTCATCCGGGAAGCGGATCGCCTTACGGTGGAACACCAGGAAGTTTAGGCAGTCCAGGAGGTCCAGGATACCCAGGCAAACCAGGAAGTCCAGGAAGTTCAGGTGGTCCCGGTGCTCCAGGAGGTCCAAAATATCCGGGTAGTTCGGGAAGTCCGGGAGATCAAGAAGGACCAGGCAGTCCAGGAAGTCCAGGATGTACCGGTGGTCGTTATGGAAATTGTGATGGGTCTGCACCTGGTGGATTTCCAGTGAAGAATGAACCATTCGCTGGTCATCCAGGAAGCAGTTCGCCTTACGGTGGTACACCTGGAAGTCCAGGCAGCCCAGGAGGTCCAGGATATCCAGGCAGTCCGGGAAGTCCGGGAGGTCCAGGTAGACCAGGAAGTCAAGGAGGCTATCCAAGCAGTCCGGGAAGTTCTGGAAGTCCAGGAGGTCCAGGAAGTCCAGGATGTACTGGTGGTCCGTATGGAAATTGTGGTGGAGCTGCACCTGGTGGATCTCCCGTGAAGAATGGGCCATTTACTGGTCATCCGGGAAGTGGATCGCCTAATGTGGGCTCTCCTGGAAGTCCAGGAGGTCCAGGATATCCAGCCAGTCCGGGAAGTCCAGGAAGTCCAGGATGTACCAGTGGTCCTTACGGTAATTGTGGAGCTACACCTGGTGGATCTCCGTATGGGCCATCTGCTGGACATCCAGGACATCCAGGAAGTGGATCACCTATCGGTGGTTCTCTTGGAAGTCCAGGAGGATCAGGATATCCAGGCAGTCCGGGTAGTCCAGGGAGTCCAGGTGGATCTCAAACACCATATGGACCGTTTACAGGCGTAAGCACAAGTGCTGGTGCTCACGCTGGTGTGAGTGGACCAAGTCCTGGAAGTAGGCACCCTCCTGGAACACCAGGAAGTGGGTCACCTGGCTCCAGTCCCTCGTACTCGCCAAATGGTCCTTATGGTGGTCAGAAGCCTGGACCTTATGGACCTAGCAGCGGAGCTCCGGGAGTGAAAGGAGGTCCGAGCGGTGCAGGGCACCCACCTGGAACACCAGGAAGTGGAGCACCAGGCTCCAGTCCCTCGTACTCGCCAAATGCTCCATCTAGCAATTCTCCGTTTGGAAACGCAGGAACACCAGGTTCTCCAAATGGACCTTATGGTGGTCAGAAGCCTGGACCTTATGGACCTGGGAGTGGAGCTCCGGGCGTGAAAGGAGGCCCGGGCGGTTCAGGGCCTGGCACTTCACCAAACGGTCCTTACCCTGGAAATGGAAAACCTAGCCCTGGCAGCAGTCCATCCGCGCCAGGAGCATCTCCCAACAAGCCAGGCGCTGGAAATGGACACCCACCCGGTGGTCAAAGTAAACCCGACGGAGACAGTAAAATCTTTTACATAAACGTGAATCCTGCTCCGGGAACTCCGGCTGGAAGCAAGCCTCACGGTAACACTGGTCCTCATGGAGGACCTGGAACGACGAAATCTCCCTTCGGAACTGGACCGTCTGAACCGACTAGACCATATCAACCTGGTCCTCATGGCGGCGCTGGAACCACTAAACCTGCTTACCAACCAGGTCCTCATGAAGATGCAGGACCTACGAAGTCTCCTTTCCAGCCAAGTCCTTATGGCGGTGCTGGAACCACAAAATCTCCTTTCCAAACAAGTCCTTATGGCGGAGCTGGAACTGCAAAGCCTCCTTACCAACCAGGTCCTCATGCAAATACAGCACCCACGAAGTCTCCTTTCCAACCAGGACCTTATGGTGGAGCTGGAACGACGAAATCTCCCTATCCAAATGGACCTCACGCAGGCACTCCTGGAGGTAGCCCTGGCTGGCCCGGTTCAGGAATAAACGGACCAACGAACCAAAGCCCGTTAGGCGTACAACCTGGAAGCGGTACGAGCGGTTGTACAG GTAGTGGTCAGGGTTGCGGAAGCGGATGCAGTCAGAGTAACTCTCCGGGCGGCAAACCTTGCGATGAAAACAATATTCCTAACATCGAAAAGCTCTCTGGACCGGCAGGCGAAGGGCCCGACGATTTCTCGCAATCTTCGCAAGCAGTGTTCCCTCCTGGTGAAGCCATTCGACCATCCAACGCACCTGGCTGCACTTATGGCAGTTGTCCGCCTGGATCGGGTCCATCGCCCGGTGGCAAACCGGACAACGTGAATAAAATTCCCGGAGGGCCTGGAACGTATGAATGGAATCCCTTTTTGACTGGAAAAGTGTCGCCTCCTAGTAGTG GTGGCTCGTACCCTACAGCAACTACCAGCAAGCCAATTGGTGTTGGGAACCCCTTCTTCGGAGGAGGACCTGCAGTTGGCGTAGGAGCTGGAGCTGGTGCATGGAGCGGCGCCAGTTCCGGAAGTCACGTCCCTCAGAACGGAAACTCTCCGTTTGGAGAGGGATCGACGAAACCCGTGGGTAAAGACAATCCGTTCTTTGGACCAGGATCAGGACCCACGCGTGGCGATATCGGGGGCACAGGTGGTCCAAAGACTGGAGGACCAGGTTTTCAGACACAGCCCCCAAACAGCATCGTTGGAGGTGGAGCGGGCCAACCATCGAGTGGGAATCCATTCGGTGTTGGAGCAGGTTCTGCAGCAGGTACCTTCGGTCACTATCCTGGTTCAGGTCCTGAATCTGGTAACGGcggcggaggtcctgggggagtgAAGAAACCGTTAGGAACACATCGTGGTAGCGGAAGCGGAGGTGGCGTTGGAATTGGTTTGGACGGTTTTGGAAACTTACCTGGACACGAAAACGGCGGCTCCTTCGGTGGAGCGTTTTCTGGCGCCTTCAGCAGCGCTCATGCCTCCAGTTTCGCTGACTCGAAGGCTGCCTCGTTTGGCTTGGGAG GGCCAAATCCAAATTTCGGAGAGGGGAATGGCGGAAATTGGGCCTCCAGTGGCGCGGCAAGTCAAGCCGGAAGTGGTTCCTGGTCCTCCAGCGGAGCATCCGCTTACGCCAGCAGCAGCGCAGGCA GCTGGGCAGGCGCAGGACCACACGCTGTGAAAGGATAG
- the LOC143348575 gene encoding uncharacterized protein LOC143348575 isoform X13 yields MTISASILGLIAAAAIVGSEPHGVFGGSGGLAYSGASASASANAYAGSGASVSALSNANAFVGNFPGIDGGHEGHKGIRSYDNTGFGNQPNGGHDSSSGHTGVKGGRGSGCSKCKWEDDEYWETEEEEEEPEERNEDECDDGDDGQYRPEHHHGRGKKPNVQKLGAPGVGGAPGVGGAPVKGGPGGSGSPSSGSPWNKPSGQQHGQQPGAGSKPWNQGPGGPAGTFGTGPQGSTGPNAGKPGVTNQPGWNKGPETGSGCSGNNSPGSGCGQDSSGVGPVKQGPVPFGSPNAGNVQKQGSPNYSTSPTGGYGPQGSSPTPGCGPYGNCGPTSGGGPGYPGKPGSPGSQGGPGYPGSPGSSGSPGGPGSPGCTGGPYGNCGGAAPGGSPVKSGPFAGHPGSGSPYGGTPGSPGAPGAPGGQGPGSPGSPGCTGGPYGNCGTAPGGSPVKSGPFAGHPGSGSPYGGTPGSPGSPGCTGGPYGNCGTAPGGSPVKNGPAGYPGSGSPESPNGSDGHPGGPAYPGSSGSPGGQGGPGYPGSPGSSGKPGGPGSPGCTGSPYGNCGGATPGGSPVTGGPFGGHPGSGSPYGGIPGSSGSPGGPGYPGKPGSPGSSGGPGAPEGPKYPGSSGSPGCTGGRYGNCDGSAPGGSPVKNGPFAGHPESGSPYGGTPGSPGSPGGPGYPGSPGSPGGPGRPGSPGSPGSPGCTGGPYGNCGGAAPGGSPVKGGPFGGHPGSGSPYGGTPGSLGSPGGPGYPGKPGSPGSSGGPGAPGGPKYPGSSGSPGDQEGPGSPGSPGCTGGRYGNCDGSAPGGFPVKNEPFAGHPGSSSPYGGTPGSPGSPGGPGYPGSPGSPGGPGRPGSQGGYPSSPGSSGSPGGPGSPGCTGGPYGNCGGAAPGGSPVKNGPFTGHPGSGSPNVGSPGSPGGPGYPASPGSPGSPGCTSGPYGNCGATPGGSPYGPSAGHPGHPGSGSPIGGSLGSPGGSGYPGSPGSPGSPGGSQTPYGPFTGVSTSAGAHAGVSGPSPGSRHPPGTPGSGSPGSSPSYSPNGPYGGQKPGPYGPSSGAPGVKGGPSGAGHPPGTPGSGAPGSSPSYSPNAPSSNSPFGNAGTPGSPNGPYGGQKPGPYGPGSGAPGVKGGPGGSGPGTSPNGPYPGNGKPSPGSSPSAPGASPNKPGAGNGHPPGGQSKPDGDSKIFYINVNPAPGTPAGSKPHGNTGPHGGPGTTKSPFGTGPSEPTRPYQPGPHGGAGTTKPAYQPGPHEDAGPTKSPFQPSPYGGAGTTKSPFQTSPYGGAGTAKPPYQPGPHANTAPTKSPFQPGPYGGAGTTKSPYPNGPHAGTPGGSPGWPGSGINGPTNQSPLGVQPGSGTSGCTGSGQGCGSGCSQSNSPGGKPCDENNIPNIEKLSGPAGEGPDDFSQSSQAVFPPGEAIRPSNAPGCTYGSCPPGSGPSPGGKPDNVNKIPGGPGTYEWNPFLTGKVSPPSSGGSYPTATTSKPIGVGNPFFGGGPAVGVGAGAGAWSGASSGSHVPQNGNSPFGEGSTKPVGKDNPFFGPGSGPTRGDIGGTGGPKTGGPGFQTQPPNSIVGGGAGQPSSGNPFGVGAGSAAGTFGHYPGSGPESGNGGGGPGGVKKPLGTHRGSGSGGGVGIGLDGFGNLPGHENGGSFGGAFSGAFSSAHASSFADSKAASFGLGGPNPNFGEGNGGNWASSGAASQAGSGSWSSSGASAYASSSAGSWAGAGPHAVKG; encoded by the exons ATGACGATCAGCGCGTCGATCCTCGGCCTGATCGCGGCGGCGGCCATTGTTGGCTCAG AACCGCACGGGGTATTTGGTGGAAGTGGAGGTCTAGCGTACA GCGGTGCTTCCGCGTCGGCGTCAGCGAATGCGTATGCAGGGTCAGGAGCAAGCGTGTCCGCGTTGAGCAACGCGAACGCGTTCGTTGGGAATTTTCCCGGAATCGACGGTGGCCACGAGGGGCACAAAGGAATCCGCAGCTACGACAACACCGGATTCGGCAACCAGCCGAACGGCGGCCATGACAGTTCGTCCGGGCATACTGGAGTGAAGGGTGGTCGAGGTAGCGGTTGCTCGAAATGCAAATGGGAGGATGACGAATATTGGGAAACGGAGGAAGAGGAAGAAGAGCCGGAGGAGAGGAATGAAGACGAATGCGACGATGGCGACGATGGCCAATACAGGCCGGAACACCATCACGGGCGTGGAAAAAAACCAAATGTGCAGAAATTGGGAGCACCGGGAGTAGGTGGAGCACCAGGTGTGGGGGGAGCACCAGTCAAAGGAGGCCCAGGAGGAAGTGGAAGCCCATCGTCGGGATCTCCATGGAACAAACCATCAGGTCAACAACATGGTCAACAGCCTGGAGCTGGTTCCAAACCTTGGAATCAAGGACCTGGAGGTCCGGCTGGAACTTTTGGAACTGGACCGCAAGGTTCTACAGGCCCCAATGCAGGCAAACCGGGTGTAACGAATCAGCCAGGATGGAACAAGGGGCCTGAAACAGGCTCCGGATGTTCTGGCAATAATTCACCAGGCTCCGGATGCGGTCAAG ACTCAAGTGGTGTTGGTCCAGTAAAGCAAGGACCAGTGCCGTTCGGTAGCCCCAATGCGGGCAATGTTCAGAAACAAGGATCTCCAAACTATTCAACCAGTCCTACGGGAGGCTACGGCCCTCAGGGATCAAGTCCTACGCCTGGATGTGGTCCTTACGGTAACTGTGGACCTACATCCGGTGGCGGTCCAGGATATCCAGGCAAACCGGGAAGTCCAGGAAGTCAAGGAGGGCCAGGATATCCAGGCAGTCCGGGAAGTTCTGGAAGTCCAGGAGGTCCAGGCAGTCCAGGATGTACCGGTGGTCCTTATGGAAATTGTGGTGGAGCTGCACCTGGTGGATCTCCTGTGAAGAGTGGACCATTTGCTGGTCATCCGGGAAGCGGATCGCCTTACGGTGGAACACCAGGAAGTCCGGGTGCTCCAGGTGCTCCAGGAGGTCAAGGACCAGGCAGTCCAGGAAGTCCAGGATGTACCGGTGGTCCTTATGGTAATTGTGGAACTGCACCTGGTGGATCTCCCGTGAAGAGTGGACCATTTGCTGGTCATCCGGGAAGCGGATCGCCTTACGGTGGAACACCAGGAAGTCCGG GAAGTCCAGGATGTACCGGTGGTCCTTATGGTAATTGTGGAACTGCACCTGGTGGATCTCCCGTGAAGAATGGACCGGCTGGTTATCCGGGAAGTGGATCACCTGAAAGCCCAAATGGTTCAGATGGGCACCCAGGGGGCCCAGCATATCCAGGTAGTTCTGGAAGTCCAGGAGGTCAAGGCGGGCCGGGATATCCAGGCAGTCCGGGAAGCTCAGGAAAACCAGGAGGTCCAGGAAGTCCAGGATGTACTGGTAGCCCGTATGGAAATTGTGGTGGAGCTACACCTGGTGGATCTCCAGTGACGGGTGGACCATTTGGGGGCCATCCGGGAAGCGGATCGCCTTACGGTGGAATACCAGGAAGTTCAGGCAGTCCAGGAGGTCCAGGATACCCAGGCAAACCAGGAAGTCCAGGAAGTTCAGGTGGTCCCGGTGCTCCAGAAGGTCCAAAATATCCGGGTAGTTCAGGAAGTCCAGGATGTACCGGTGGTCGCTATGGAAATTGTGATGGGTCTGCACCTGGTGGATCTCCAGTGAAGAATGGACCATTTGCTGGTCATCCAGAAAGCGGTTCACCTTATGGTGGTACACCTGGAAGTCCAGGCAGTCCAGGAGGTCCAGGATATCCAGGCAGCCCGGGAAGTCCAGGAGGTCCAGGTAGACCAGGAAGTCCAGGAA GTCCAGGAAGTCCAGGATGTACTGGTGGTCCGTATGGAAATTGTGGTGGAGCTGCACCTGGTGGATCTCCAGTGAAGGGTGGACCATTTGGTGGTCATCCGGGAAGCGGATCGCCTTACGGTGGAACACCAGGAAGTTTAGGCAGTCCAGGAGGTCCAGGATACCCAGGCAAACCAGGAAGTCCAGGAAGTTCAGGTGGTCCCGGTGCTCCAGGAGGTCCAAAATATCCGGGTAGTTCGGGAAGTCCGGGAGATCAAGAAGGACCAGGCAGTCCAGGAAGTCCAGGATGTACCGGTGGTCGTTATGGAAATTGTGATGGGTCTGCACCTGGTGGATTTCCAGTGAAGAATGAACCATTCGCTGGTCATCCAGGAAGCAGTTCGCCTTACGGTGGTACACCTGGAAGTCCAGGCAGCCCAGGAGGTCCAGGATATCCAGGCAGTCCGGGAAGTCCGGGAGGTCCAGGTAGACCAGGAAGTCAAGGAGGCTATCCAAGCAGTCCGGGAAGTTCTGGAAGTCCAGGAGGTCCAGGAAGTCCAGGATGTACTGGTGGTCCGTATGGAAATTGTGGTGGAGCTGCACCTGGTGGATCTCCCGTGAAGAATGGGCCATTTACTGGTCATCCGGGAAGTGGATCGCCTAATGTGGGCTCTCCTGGAAGTCCAGGAGGTCCAGGATATCCAGCCAGTCCGGGAAGTCCAGGAAGTCCAGGATGTACCAGTGGTCCTTACGGTAATTGTGGAGCTACACCTGGTGGATCTCCGTATGGGCCATCTGCTGGACATCCAGGACATCCAGGAAGTGGATCACCTATCGGTGGTTCTCTTGGAAGTCCAGGAGGATCAGGATATCCAGGCAGTCCGGGTAGTCCAGGGAGTCCAGGTGGATCTCAAACACCATATGGACCGTTTACAGGCGTAAGCACAAGTGCTGGTGCTCACGCTGGTGTGAGTGGACCAAGTCCTGGAAGTAGGCACCCTCCTGGAACACCAGGAAGTGGGTCACCTGGCTCCAGTCCCTCGTACTCGCCAAATGGTCCTTATGGTGGTCAGAAGCCTGGACCTTATGGACCTAGCAGCGGAGCTCCGGGAGTGAAAGGAGGTCCGAGCGGTGCAGGGCACCCACCTGGAACACCAGGAAGTGGAGCACCAGGCTCCAGTCCCTCGTACTCGCCAAATGCTCCATCTAGCAATTCTCCGTTTGGAAACGCAGGAACACCAGGTTCTCCAAATGGACCTTATGGTGGTCAGAAGCCTGGACCTTATGGACCTGGGAGTGGAGCTCCGGGCGTGAAAGGAGGCCCGGGCGGTTCAGGGCCTGGCACTTCACCAAACGGTCCTTACCCTGGAAATGGAAAACCTAGCCCTGGCAGCAGTCCATCCGCGCCAGGAGCATCTCCCAACAAGCCAGGCGCTGGAAATGGACACCCACCCGGTGGTCAAAGTAAACCCGACGGAGACAGTAAAATCTTTTACATAAACGTGAATCCTGCTCCGGGAACTCCGGCTGGAAGCAAGCCTCACGGTAACACTGGTCCTCATGGAGGACCTGGAACGACGAAATCTCCCTTCGGAACTGGACCGTCTGAACCGACTAGACCATATCAACCTGGTCCTCATGGCGGCGCTGGAACCACTAAACCTGCTTACCAACCAGGTCCTCATGAAGATGCAGGACCTACGAAGTCTCCTTTCCAGCCAAGTCCTTATGGCGGTGCTGGAACCACAAAATCTCCTTTCCAAACAAGTCCTTATGGCGGAGCTGGAACTGCAAAGCCTCCTTACCAACCAGGTCCTCATGCAAATACAGCACCCACGAAGTCTCCTTTCCAACCAGGACCTTATGGTGGAGCTGGAACGACGAAATCTCCCTATCCAAATGGACCTCACGCAGGCACTCCTGGAGGTAGCCCTGGCTGGCCCGGTTCAGGAATAAACGGACCAACGAACCAAAGCCCGTTAGGCGTACAACCTGGAAGCGGTACGAGCGGTTGTACAG GTAGTGGTCAGGGTTGCGGAAGCGGATGCAGTCAGAGTAACTCTCCGGGCGGCAAACCTTGCGATGAAAACAATATTCCTAACATCGAAAAGCTCTCTGGACCGGCAGGCGAAGGGCCCGACGATTTCTCGCAATCTTCGCAAGCAGTGTTCCCTCCTGGTGAAGCCATTCGACCATCCAACGCACCTGGCTGCACTTATGGCAGTTGTCCGCCTGGATCGGGTCCATCGCCCGGTGGCAAACCGGACAACGTGAATAAAATTCCCGGAGGGCCTGGAACGTATGAATGGAATCCCTTTTTGACTGGAAAAGTGTCGCCTCCTAGTAGTG GTGGCTCGTACCCTACAGCAACTACCAGCAAGCCAATTGGTGTTGGGAACCCCTTCTTCGGAGGAGGACCTGCAGTTGGCGTAGGAGCTGGAGCTGGTGCATGGAGCGGCGCCAGTTCCGGAAGTCACGTCCCTCAGAACGGAAACTCTCCGTTTGGAGAGGGATCGACGAAACCCGTGGGTAAAGACAATCCGTTCTTTGGACCAGGATCAGGACCCACGCGTGGCGATATCGGGGGCACAGGTGGTCCAAAGACTGGAGGACCAGGTTTTCAGACACAGCCCCCAAACAGCATCGTTGGAGGTGGAGCGGGCCAACCATCGAGTGGGAATCCATTCGGTGTTGGAGCAGGTTCTGCAGCAGGTACCTTCGGTCACTATCCTGGTTCAGGTCCTGAATCTGGTAACGGcggcggaggtcctgggggagtgAAGAAACCGTTAGGAACACATCGTGGTAGCGGAAGCGGAGGTGGCGTTGGAATTGGTTTGGACGGTTTTGGAAACTTACCTGGACACGAAAACGGCGGCTCCTTCGGTGGAGCGTTTTCTGGCGCCTTCAGCAGCGCTCATGCCTCCAGTTTCGCTGACTCGAAGGCTGCCTCGTTTGGCTTGGGAG GGCCAAATCCAAATTTCGGAGAGGGGAATGGCGGAAATTGGGCCTCCAGTGGCGCGGCAAGTCAAGCCGGAAGTGGTTCCTGGTCCTCCAGCGGAGCATCCGCTTACGCCAGCAGCAGCGCAGGCA GCTGGGCAGGCGCAGGACCACACGCTGTGAAAGGATAG